One window from the genome of Geminocystis sp. M7585_C2015_104 encodes:
- a CDS encoding glycosyltransferase family 4 protein: MNNIPSSPLIINLSMLLTKPTGIANYTNNLLRHFPLQYTSVLAQKYYQPQIHKNPYFIAEKLSPDYGTKGHVSRILWTQTELPNIFRQLKGNLLFSPCGEMPLFANIRTIVVVHDLIPLRFPRIQSLLTHYCRYILPLVCQQAVHIICNSKATADDLIEILGVKAGKITPIPLGIDREKFKPLAEAKKSPSVRFFLYLGRHDPHKNLSRIIAAFAQFRYKKEYQLWIAGQRDSRYTPPLKKQAKQLGIENRVKFLDYVAEEELPKLLNQAEALLFPSLWEGFGFPVLEAMACGTPVITSNVSSLPEVAGDAALLVNPTDVKEIASAMNLLVEDDTVKQQLRELGLKRVMAFSWEKTAQQTKEVLQEYL; this comes from the coding sequence ATGAACAATATTCCCAGCAGCCCCCTCATAATAAACCTTTCAATGTTGCTAACAAAACCCACAGGAATAGCTAATTATACCAACAACCTCCTGAGGCATTTTCCTTTACAGTATACCAGTGTTTTAGCCCAAAAATACTATCAGCCCCAAATTCACAAAAATCCCTACTTCATCGCGGAAAAACTTAGTCCAGACTACGGCACTAAAGGACATGTTTCCCGTATACTTTGGACCCAAACGGAATTGCCCAATATTTTTCGCCAACTTAAGGGAAATTTGTTATTCTCTCCTTGTGGAGAAATGCCTCTTTTTGCCAACATAAGAACTATAGTAGTTGTCCACGATTTAATTCCTCTTCGTTTCCCCAGAATCCAATCCCTCCTCACCCACTACTGCCGTTATATCTTGCCGTTGGTGTGTCAACAGGCAGTGCATATTATTTGTAACTCCAAGGCTACTGCTGACGATTTGATTGAAATTTTGGGGGTAAAAGCTGGTAAAATAACACCCATACCCCTGGGAATTGATAGGGAGAAATTTAAACCCCTAGCTGAAGCAAAAAAAAGTCCTAGTGTTCGTTTTTTTTTGTATTTAGGTAGACATGACCCCCATAAAAACTTGTCTAGAATTATAGCGGCATTTGCTCAGTTTAGGTATAAAAAAGAATATCAATTATGGATAGCAGGACAAAGGGATTCCCGTTATACTCCCCCGTTGAAAAAACAGGCAAAACAATTGGGCATAGAAAACAGAGTAAAATTCCTAGACTACGTAGCAGAAGAAGAATTGCCTAAACTGTTAAACCAGGCAGAAGCATTATTGTTTCCAAGTCTGTGGGAAGGCTTTGGCTTCCCAGTGTTAGAAGCTATGGCCTGTGGCACACCGGTGATAACATCTAATGTGTCATCTCTACCAGAAGTGGCAGGGGATGCGGCTTTGTTAGTCAACCCCACAGATGTGAAGGAAATAGCCTCGGCAATGAATCTGTTAGTGGAAGATGATACGGTTAAACAACAACTAAGGGAATTGGGATTAAAGAGAGTAATGGCTTTCAGCTGGGAAAAGACTGCACAACAGACAAAAGAGGTATTACAAGAGTATTTGTAG
- a CDS encoding c-type cytochrome produces MRRVVSLIVLLASICSISLANINPAWAANLANGAAVFSANCAACHMGGKNVVNAAKTLQKEDLQKYDMYDIDKIKYQIIHGKAAMPAFGGRLTAEQIEDVAAYVLAQADKGWK; encoded by the coding sequence ATGAGAAGAGTTGTTAGCTTGATAGTACTGTTGGCAAGCATTTGTAGCATTTCTTTGGCAAACATCAATCCCGCCTGGGCGGCGAATTTGGCCAACGGCGCGGCGGTGTTTAGTGCCAATTGTGCCGCTTGTCACATGGGCGGGAAGAATGTGGTAAATGCAGCTAAAACCCTCCAAAAGGAAGACTTACAGAAGTATGACATGTACGACATAGATAAAATTAAATACCAAATAATACACGGGAAAGCCGCCATGCCAGCATTTGGTGGCCGTCTGACGGCTGAACAAATCGAAGACGTGGCAGCCTATGTGTTAGCCCAGGCAGACAAAGGCTGGAAATAA
- the holA gene encoding DNA polymerase III subunit delta gives MPIYYFWGDDDFAIQQEIMSLKETYLDSEWLQFNWGRFPGDKRESLLEGIYLAMTPPFGGSHRLVWIYNTTLFQENAEEELVAKMQKYLKQIPETTHLIFTATKKPDSRLKIGKLITQNAQVKEFSIIPPWQTEKLVKRVEELAAKKGIKLSKEAINILANSVGNDTRSLWQELEKLSIYQGDDCQTMGEGVVESLVNISGQNSIQLAQATLRGDNHSALLKVEDLINNQNENPLKIVATMVGQFRTWCIVKAMTESGEDENTIAEYGEIGNPKRVYFLRQEVKNISLFRLKECLEILLEVEYDLKIGKDPVDTLKTAVIKMCNL, from the coding sequence ATGCCGATTTACTACTTTTGGGGTGACGATGATTTTGCCATACAACAGGAAATAATGTCTTTAAAGGAAACCTACTTAGATAGTGAATGGTTACAATTCAACTGGGGGAGGTTTCCTGGCGACAAAAGAGAGTCTTTATTAGAGGGGATATATTTAGCCATGACTCCTCCCTTTGGGGGTAGCCATCGCCTGGTTTGGATATACAACACGACACTGTTTCAGGAAAATGCAGAGGAAGAGTTGGTGGCAAAGATGCAGAAGTATTTGAAGCAGATTCCAGAAACCACGCACTTAATCTTCACTGCCACAAAAAAGCCTGATAGTAGACTCAAAATTGGCAAACTTATAACTCAAAATGCCCAGGTGAAAGAGTTTAGTATTATTCCCCCTTGGCAGACAGAAAAATTAGTGAAAAGAGTAGAAGAATTAGCGGCGAAAAAGGGAATAAAACTTAGTAAGGAAGCGATTAATATTCTCGCCAACTCGGTGGGGAATGACACCCGAAGTTTATGGCAAGAATTGGAAAAGTTGTCCATATATCAAGGAGATGACTGCCAGACTATGGGGGAGGGAGTAGTAGAATCTTTGGTGAATATTAGTGGCCAGAATAGTATACAATTAGCTCAAGCAACTCTAAGAGGGGACAATCATTCCGCCCTGTTAAAGGTGGAAGATTTAATCAATAACCAGAATGAAAATCCTTTGAAGATAGTGGCTACAATGGTAGGACAATTCCGCACCTGGTGTATAGTGAAGGCCATGACAGAGTCGGGGGAAGATGAGAATACCATAGCAGAATATGGGGAGATAGGCAATCCGAAAAGGGTTTATTTCCTTCGACAAGAGGTGAAAAACATTAGCCTTTTTAGGCTGAAAGAGTGCCTGGAAATTTTGCTAGAGGTGGAATACGATTTAAAGATAGGAAAAGATCCGGTTGATACCTTAAAAACAGCAGTAATAAAAATGTGCAATTTGTGA
- a CDS encoding adenylosuccinate lyase produces the protein MIERYTLPEMGVIWTDEYRFRTWLQVEIAVCEAQASLGLIPQEAVEEIKKKANFDPKRIAEIEAEVRHDVIAFLTNVNEYVGDAGRYIHLGLTSSDVLDTALALQLVASLDLILACLEETIQAIRYQAQKHRYTIMVGRTHGIHAEPITFGFKLAGWLAEMRRHRERLVKLREEVAVGKISGAVGTYANIDPRVEAIACAKLGLQPDTASTQVISRDRHAHFVQQLALLAASLERFAVEIRNLQRTDVLEVEEYFSEGQKGSSAMPHKRNPVRSERITGMARIIRGYAVAALENVALWHERDISHSSVERVILPDSCILIHFMLKEMTDLIQHLLVYPENMLENMNVYGGVIFSQRVLLALVEKGMSREQAYRIVQGCAHQAWNKRGGNFRQLVENHPEVKRFLSPEEIATCFDPQQHLKHLEVVYERLGI, from the coding sequence GTGATTGAGCGTTACACCTTGCCCGAAATGGGGGTAATCTGGACTGACGAGTATCGTTTTCGCACTTGGTTGCAGGTGGAAATAGCTGTCTGTGAAGCTCAGGCTTCATTGGGACTAATCCCCCAAGAGGCAGTGGAGGAGATTAAAAAGAAGGCCAATTTTGACCCAAAACGCATCGCTGAGATAGAAGCAGAAGTCCGCCACGATGTTATCGCTTTCCTCACCAATGTTAACGAATATGTAGGGGATGCCGGCAGGTATATCCACCTCGGCCTCACCAGTTCTGATGTTTTAGATACTGCTTTAGCACTACAGTTAGTAGCAAGTTTAGACCTCATCCTAGCCTGCCTAGAGGAAACTATTCAGGCTATCCGCTACCAGGCACAAAAACACCGCTACACCATAATGGTGGGTAGGACCCACGGCATCCATGCCGAACCGATTACCTTTGGCTTTAAACTGGCTGGGTGGCTGGCAGAAATGCGCCGTCACCGGGAACGTCTGGTAAAACTGAGAGAAGAGGTGGCAGTGGGAAAAATCTCCGGGGCCGTAGGCACCTATGCCAATATAGACCCCAGAGTAGAAGCCATAGCCTGTGCTAAACTGGGACTACAACCGGACACCGCCTCCACCCAGGTAATTTCAAGGGACCGTCATGCCCATTTTGTGCAACAATTGGCCCTACTAGCCGCCTCCCTTGAGCGTTTTGCCGTAGAAATCAGAAACCTACAACGCACGGACGTGCTGGAGGTGGAGGAGTACTTCTCTGAAGGCCAAAAAGGCTCATCTGCCATGCCCCATAAACGCAACCCCGTCCGCAGTGAGAGGATTACAGGGATGGCCAGGATTATCAGGGGCTATGCCGTTGCCGCCTTAGAAAACGTCGCCCTGTGGCATGAGCGGGATATTTCCCACAGTTCCGTCGAAAGAGTCATCCTCCCAGACTCCTGCATTCTCATCCACTTCATGCTTAAAGAGATGACCGACCTGATCCAACACCTCCTAGTTTACCCTGAAAATATGCTCGAAAACATGAATGTATATGGAGGGGTTATATTTAGTCAAAGGGTCTTGTTAGCCCTAGTAGAAAAGGGCATGAGTAGGGAGCAAGCCTATAGGATTGTACAGGGATGTGCCCATCAGGCGTGGAATAAGAGGGGGGGGAACTTCCGTCAGCTAGTGGAAAACCATCCAGAGGTGAAAAGATTTTTGTCTCCAGAAGAGATTGCCACTTGTTTTGACCCCCAACAACACCTCAAGCACCTGGAAGTAGTATACGAGAGACTAGGGATTTAA
- a CDS encoding uroporphyrinogen decarboxylase has protein sequence MSELPLLLRVARGEKGERPPVWMMRQAGRYMKAYRDLREKYPSFRERSENPDLAIEISLQPWHAFQPDGVIMFSDILTPLPGIGISFDIVESRGPIIAPPIRRRAQIEQLRPLEPEESLPFIKTILTSLRKEVGNKSTVLGFVGAPWTLAAYVVEGKGSKDYTVIKSMAFSEPDLLHKLLDKIATAVATYIRYQIDCGAQVVQMFDSWAGHLSPQDYDTFALPYQKKVVELVKATHPDTPLILYISGSAGILERMAQSGVDIVSLDWMVDMAEARQRLGEHVKVQGNIDPAVLFGTQEFIKQRIYDTVAKAGNTGHILNLGHGVLVGTPEDNVRFFFETAKQIRY, from the coding sequence ATGTCTGAATTGCCTTTGTTGTTGAGAGTAGCGAGAGGGGAAAAAGGGGAACGTCCACCAGTGTGGATGATGCGTCAGGCGGGAAGATACATGAAGGCATACAGAGACTTGAGGGAGAAATACCCCAGTTTCCGGGAAAGGTCAGAAAATCCAGACCTAGCCATTGAAATTTCCCTACAACCCTGGCATGCCTTTCAGCCGGATGGGGTGATTATGTTTTCTGACATTTTAACCCCTTTACCAGGAATAGGCATTTCTTTTGACATTGTAGAAAGCAGGGGCCCCATTATAGCCCCTCCTATTCGGAGGAGAGCACAAATTGAGCAGTTACGTCCTTTAGAACCAGAGGAATCCTTGCCCTTTATCAAAACCATTCTCACCAGTTTGCGCAAAGAGGTGGGTAATAAGTCCACGGTGCTGGGGTTTGTGGGTGCGCCTTGGACATTAGCTGCCTATGTAGTGGAGGGCAAGGGCTCTAAGGACTATACTGTTATCAAGAGTATGGCCTTTTCTGAGCCAGATTTGCTACATAAACTGTTGGATAAGATTGCCACTGCCGTTGCCACTTACATCCGTTATCAGATTGACTGTGGAGCTCAAGTAGTACAGATGTTTGACTCCTGGGCCGGTCACCTAAGTCCACAGGATTATGACACCTTTGCCTTACCCTACCAGAAGAAAGTGGTTGAGCTAGTCAAGGCTACTCATCCTGACACCCCCCTTATTTTGTACATCAGCGGTAGTGCAGGCATATTAGAACGAATGGCACAATCCGGGGTGGACATCGTCAGTTTGGATTGGATGGTGGACATGGCGGAAGCTAGACAAAGACTGGGAGAACATGTTAAAGTACAGGGTAATATAGACCCGGCTGTATTGTTTGGCACTCAAGAATTCATCAAACAGAGGATTTACGATACTGTGGCCAAGGCTGGCAATACCGGGCATATTCTGAATTTGGGGCATGGTGTGTTGGTGGGCACCCCCGAAGACAACGTGAGATTCTTCTTCGAGACTGCTAAGCAAATACGTTACTAG
- a CDS encoding cupin domain-containing protein yields MKIDANYWIEKLQLQPHPEGGFYRETYRSLDIVNKENTLPRHQGERNACTAIYYLLTSEQFSAFHILESDEILHYYCGAPMTIHLLDKQGNYRQKKLGNNPENDEEPQVVVPHHTWLSLSVNTPNSYSLIGCTVAPGFDFRDFRLASRQELLQIYPQHRQLIESFTYG; encoded by the coding sequence ATGAAGATTGATGCCAATTATTGGATTGAGAAACTACAATTACAACCTCACCCTGAAGGGGGATTTTATAGGGAAACCTACCGCAGTTTAGACATAGTTAATAAGGAAAACACTCTCCCCAGACACCAGGGAGAAAGAAACGCATGTACCGCTATTTATTACCTCCTCACAAGTGAACAATTTTCCGCTTTTCATATACTGGAAAGTGACGAAATTTTACACTACTATTGCGGCGCCCCTATGACAATACACCTGTTGGATAAACAGGGCAACTATCGCCAGAAAAAATTGGGAAATAACCCCGAAAATGACGAGGAGCCACAAGTAGTTGTCCCCCATCATACCTGGTTGAGTCTCTCCGTAAACACCCCTAATTCTTACAGTCTAATCGGTTGTACTGTGGCCCCCGGTTTTGATTTTCGAGATTTTCGGTTGGCTTCAAGACAAGAATTACTCCAAATCTATCCACAACACCGGCAATTAATTGAGAGTTTTACCTACGGCTGA
- a CDS encoding cytochrome c, giving the protein MGLVVISLLLGGLLAKNDPYTQKVLSFQGNVARGEAIFRVNCAGCHGLNGGGNVGPSLQGISKHKSDSQLIQQVISGKTPPMPKFQPSAEDMADLLSYLRTL; this is encoded by the coding sequence ATGGGATTGGTAGTTATTTCCCTGTTGCTGGGGGGATTGCTAGCCAAAAATGATCCCTATACCCAAAAAGTATTGTCCTTTCAGGGGAATGTAGCTAGAGGGGAAGCTATTTTCCGCGTGAATTGTGCCGGTTGTCATGGCTTGAATGGAGGCGGCAATGTAGGACCCAGTTTACAGGGCATAAGCAAACATAAATCAGACTCCCAGCTTATCCAACAGGTGATTAGTGGTAAGACTCCCCCCATGCCTAAATTTCAACCCTCTGCAGAAGACATGGCAGATTTGTTGAGTTATCTGCGGACTTTATAA
- a CDS encoding metallophosphoesterase encodes MFRRIINILILSLALKSISLVSVKTIPARETIGGTIFLPAETARMVEKYKPYNPPREDVRILVISDLNSSYGSTEYENQVHLAIKMIPFWQPDIVICGGDMIASQKASLTEAQIKAMWEAFDSQIAKPIRDLRIPFAFTLGNHDASSVMVGGKFLFAKDRKLAKQYWQNPKHKPKLNYIDTTHYPFYYTFEEKGIFFLVWDASSNRIPEDKLRWVEKSLASKRAQRAKMRIVIGHLPLYGVAARKNHPGEVLANGDGLRRLLEKYNVHTYISGHHHAYYPAKRGTIQLLHAGALGQGPRHLIGEDDKLPPKKTLTVVDIDFNSGDLTKYTTYDMEDFSLINYQQLPRLIMGENGMIIRRDLRATDVSKLELDACLAIYSQREKCRI; translated from the coding sequence ATGTTCAGGAGGATAATAAATATTCTAATATTGAGCTTGGCATTAAAATCTATCTCCCTGGTAAGCGTAAAAACAATACCGGCAAGAGAGACTATAGGGGGGACTATTTTTTTGCCGGCTGAGACAGCAAGAATGGTAGAAAAATATAAGCCCTATAATCCCCCTCGGGAAGATGTAAGAATATTGGTAATTAGTGATCTAAATAGTAGCTATGGTTCGACAGAATACGAAAATCAGGTGCATCTTGCCATAAAAATGATCCCCTTTTGGCAACCGGATATTGTTATCTGTGGGGGGGATATGATTGCTTCTCAAAAAGCTAGCCTAACGGAGGCACAAATCAAAGCCATGTGGGAGGCTTTTGACAGTCAAATAGCCAAACCCATAAGGGATTTAAGGATTCCCTTTGCCTTTACTCTAGGTAATCATGATGCCTCTAGTGTGATGGTTGGGGGAAAGTTTTTGTTTGCTAAAGACAGGAAACTTGCAAAACAATACTGGCAAAACCCCAAACACAAACCGAAGTTAAATTATATAGACACCACCCACTATCCCTTCTATTACACCTTTGAGGAGAAAGGGATTTTTTTCTTGGTGTGGGATGCCTCGTCTAATAGGATACCAGAAGATAAACTCAGATGGGTGGAAAAAAGCCTAGCCTCTAAAAGGGCGCAAAGGGCTAAAATGAGAATTGTTATCGGCCATTTGCCGTTATACGGGGTGGCGGCGAGGAAGAATCATCCCGGCGAAGTATTGGCGAATGGGGATGGATTACGTCGGTTACTAGAAAAGTACAATGTCCATACTTACATTAGTGGACACCACCATGCCTATTATCCGGCAAAAAGGGGCACAATACAATTATTGCATGCGGGGGCATTGGGTCAGGGACCCCGTCATCTAATTGGGGAGGATGACAAGTTGCCGCCGAAAAAGACTCTCACAGTGGTAGACATAGATTTTAACAGCGGGGATTTGACTAAATACACCACTTATGATATGGAAGATTTTTCCCTGATTAACTATCAACAATTACCCCGTTTGATAATGGGAGAAAATGGGATGATTATTCGCAGAGATTTACGAGCAACAGATGTAAGTAAATTAGAGCTCGATGCCTGTCTAGCTATATATTCCCAAAGGGAAAAATGTCGTATTTAG